The window AACTCCGATCGAGGATCTCTTCACCTTTTTTGTGGTTCCTATGCGTATGTTTCCACTGTTTGGGGCGCGACTTGTGGACGACCTAATTCACTGTTATCGATCAATCGAAACGAAAACGTGCTCGTGCACGCAAAGTAAACGAACAAGTAACAACGAGCCGAACCACAACGCAGAAGATTCCTTTCTCTCTTTTTGGAGGGGAGAAGTTTTTCTCCCTTAGAAACCGTTGCACGCTGTACGAAATTTCGTTTACTATATCATCCACTGCACACCAGAATATATCGCGGCAGATCTGTTCACGTTTCGATACGACTTTCCGTTAAATGTCCTCGCGATCTCGTGGCCGTTTAACTTTTCTGAAGAAGTAGTCCGCGGACGAGTGCCACGGTTGCATCTCGTCTGATTGCAGTGGAAATCGAGCTATGACCGAAAGGATAGCAGAGCTTTCGTCGAATTTCCGCTGGAAAGCCCAAGAGCGCCGCACAGGAGGTCATTGTGAAAGGCGCAAGCGCCCCTTCATAGATCGCGCTTTCCTCATGGACGACTCAGTGGGCTGATGGCAACCAGTGACGTCATTGCGGAAGGGAGATTCATTCACGAATGTTCGACGCCCCCGCATTCTTAAGGCCAAGGACCTTCACATAGAAATTACTAGCCACGTATAGTCAACATTCTAGTTACGAAAAATATTTCCCTAAAAACTATATACGGCACATGCATACATACAACAGAGGTGGCTAGAACTGCTACTTTTAAATCACGAGTGATTCAATTTTTCGTGATTACTTTCAATCAGTGGGAGAGCGTAACTGTTCTTTGCACGCGTCGTCAGAATCGTCAGTTAAATGCACATACACCCTTAACCTGTATATTCTATACGTGGAAAGTTCGTATTCCTTCCATTGACTTTTAAAagtacacatagtaatgtaattCATTTTCAAATCGTATTAAATATGTTTTAGCCTATTTCACATCCAATAGTTTTTAACATTCAAAACGATTTTGTTTCTTCGTCGCCTTAATGTTTATACTATACGTACATTTAATTTATCAATTCGATATATCAATATATGAATTGATACTCGAATAATGTCATTTCTATTTTAAGGATTCGTAGTTAttcgtaaaatataaaattggcTTACGATTGGTTAAGGAGATAAATAACGTGCCAAACATATTTTACGTTTAAAAAGAAGAACCAATCGAATAACGTGTTTTATGTGACCATGACGTTCGTAAATGTCTACCTTATTTTAACTTTCTACCTTTAACCTGAGGATCTGCAAGTAAACAACAATCAAAGGAACACTGGAAAAGGCGTGTAATAATTATCCTTGTCAGTATTGGTTGTAttattaaatacataatggTAAGTTTTCCTTAATATTCCATTATTCCTTGTAATACTAAATCCAATTTATTTTAAGATATTATAACCTCAAATACAATCTACGTTTTCTTTATAGGATGTATTTCTAATGATCCGACGAAAAAATATGACAATATTTACTGATGCAAAGGATAATACAACAGttcttgaattaaaaaaaattatagaagGTGAGGGATATGTAGCTTATATATACATGaattaaagaaacaaaataTGACAGTTCAAACGAGAAAtgctaatattttatttttcatttcgtaAAGTTTCATAGAATGATTTAAATGTTTCTAAAATGTAAATCAAGATATTTAATGATAAATGTAATTATCATGTAGGTATACTAAAAATACCACCTGTCAATCAacagctgttcaacaaggataatGTTGTAATGTCAGATAGTAAATTTTTGTCCGATTATGGAGTAACATTTGCAACTGCAAAGCCACAGTGTCCTGCATTAGTGGGTTTAGCTGTACGCCAAGAAAATGGTCAATTTGAACCTTTGGAGATGACACCATTGTCATTACCACCCGACCTACCAGATGTTATGAAATCTCAAGAAACTAATGGCTTAGATCAGATGCCTTGTACCAATATTAATGTGTGAATGAGCAGCAATAAGGTGTTAAATTCAATATAATTTTTACGATTgtcagatatttaaaaaaatctgaTAGCTTAAGCAAACATAATGTGAATATTAGATATATGCAACTTTATATGAATATTAAAGGTGTTCTGAGACTTTCTAATTTCCCTAGCAAAAGtactaaataattattaatctttttgatttctattctttttttttgcgtGTAATGTCAAGTACTAGTTATACCTGAACAATTGACTGAAaatgataataaaatataaagtttTTAATAGAGTGCATCGCTTAAATTTATTACAATCTTTTatagctaaaaaaaatatttcgacaCTTTGTTATTAATGTCATTACAGACCAAATACCTCAATCACGTGTAATTTACAATTGTAACTTATGTCATagtattttgtaatattctcaatctatttattttttattcgaatacaTTCTACATATTTAATTATATGCCTCCATCAAGTTTTAGTTAAGATCTAAATATAATGTTTTCGGTTTTTCAGAATATGAATAACAATATTATATGTTACTCAATGTGAAAAATTGAGATATACTGACTGTAAAACCTTTGAATATTGGTTTCTGTGattaagaaaaattagaaatttcaaaatataataaattataaatagtgtatgtaactttaatatattgattatattttacGAGTTTAATAGATCCGGCAAATGatctttttaaatataaaatataatatttctatcaatatttttttaagaacTTTATTTACATATCCTATAAATTACTTATACAAACAATGTGAAGTACTTGATTGATATATGAATTTGTATCTTTCAAAATCTGTTGTAGTCACCTCAGAAACGATTACAAAGCTAAATGTTAACCCATGTCTAATTTATTTGAGTCGAATTAAtagcaatttaaataaaaaatgtaatatatTGCAATACATAAATTGTTGTAATAATTTGTTTACatctaaatataatatttttgaatttattaaataaagttCTATACTATAGGTATTACTAAAGAAATTTAGGGATCACAATACTAATAACATAAGAACGTGCTTCTGAAATGGTAAATtatgtaataaatttaaatttctgaAAAGTGAACATGGTTATAGACCAGGATAGTTGATATTACTTAAGCATTTGACTTATTATAcataaaatatatttcgttgtaaaaataaaacagtataatttatttaaagatatgcacgaaataaataaatagtttaAATAACTTGCATATTTTACTGTACTGGACAAAATAATATACTGTTTAGCATATTTTTAGTTTCTATATAAGTTTAATTGTTAAACTTTAAACCTTTAAAATTGGCGACACATTTTGTATTTAATGACACAAAGTTCAGTAGAAATACTAAATGATTgggtattataaatatattttatatcatCTCTCTTATGCTAGAACCATAAATGTGTATAACTCGCATTTATGAATTACGCATAAAAttgagaacaaaaaaaaaaatcacccaATGATTCAAAATACATTTCTACTAAAAATGGTGAAAATTTTCACATTTGTGGTTCTGGCATAAGAGgaacaatatatttatttaaatttattatgttCCTGAACTTTAACTTGTTGCCATATAGAAAACCCAATATAGTTTATTTAATGATCTTTGCCTCTAATGCATATTGTATGATATTTATTTATAGCTGATTTGAATCAATATTACTCAACAGAGATTACATTTtgtaatacaatctatataagcTCTtgctatatttatatattatattattctttAAATGTCATATGAcataattaaatattaacaattatCTTTGTTTTTATTCAATACCATTGCCATTATAAAATCTCTATAAAATTCTTTTCTACTTGGTATATAGTGACCACCTTCATGCTTTAatactgttttattaataaacaaTTTACTAACTTCTTGTACCATTTCTGCAAAAAGGAGTAATATAGTAATAGTTTTTTTTCTTGTAATAACTTATTAAAGACTATCTAACCTGGTGGAATAATTTTATCAGTCTCCCCATAAACAATTAAAGTGGGGATACTTATTTTTTCATCATAATATGTTGCATGAGGTACACATAATGATTTAAATCCAGATATAATAATTGCAAAATCAAATTTGATTTGCAGTactgtaaaataattatttgcttttaatctaaattattttacaattgTTCATAGTTACTACAGTATTTATACAATGTACTCACATTTCTTTTGCTGCATGGAACATAATATAGTAGCAAAACTTGCGCCTTGCGAAAAGCCTAAAATACCATCAAATGGACCAGACTCTTTAAACGTTTTCTCAATTAAAGCCAAACTATCTTCAAAACCTACAGATAAATTGCTTGGCGTAATTGCTTTAAATATATGGTCTTCCGTATTAAACCACCACGCGTAACCTATAATTTAcgatatatattattttcaaatattaagcTTCCTGTAGACTAAAAGGATAATTATTACAATATAAAAGCTTGGATTTTAATTCTTTATTTGATGAACCATAAATTTTGTACAATACCTTCTTCTATCTTATCACTACCAAAATTACTTTTCATCGACACTTGATGAGGTGCATTTAGAAATTCAAACTCTACATCTTTTTTAAATCCTTTTCTCAGTGATCCCAATTTCATCTTGAAAATAACATCTGATTGAGCATATCCATGAATAGCAAGTATCTAGACAAATATATATATctcaaaatattattttgattCGAGTTTAAATAAACTCTTGACAATTACTTACACGTAGTTTATGAGGTACAACAGTCATAGTATATCTCAAATAAActgtattaaaaattatattacaaatactgtaatatttaatatttataacaaaaattattttagtcgCTACTGAATAAAATGTAGGTTATCAAAGCAATATTATATAGAAATTTCTTAGATTTCATTtcaaataatagaagaatatttttaatttatttgtgaatatataaaaattataatttaagcaATTTTCTAATTAGATTAATGTAACGTAATGTAGTATAAGTTCGTTACAAACGCACGGGTCGGAACCGAAGCGTAAGTTATAATGTAGAAACGACACGATTCCGTGTGTTGATTTTCTGACTCAGAATACAGGAGTGAAGGGAGAAACGTATTTCTAACGTGTATGTACTTGAAAATGCATGCCTACGAACTTGTAGTACTTATACTGTAGATTGGGTGTAGGTCCTTATGTACACACTAATAGGTATAGGTTAATTTCACTCTTGTTTCACGTAGATGGAATTCGCACGAGACCaatgaaaaaaataatctaTCAAGCATTCCTATTATTtccaaattattaaatttattttcacctATATTCCAAAATCTTGTAAATTCATAAGAAGTAAATAATGAtattacatatatgtatatatcggaaaaaccataaataaaacaaaatgtattaaatatCAAAGTTTAGATTTTACAAAACAAAAATTGCAGTTTTCTTAGAAACGTAATTTCGACAATATTTcttgtattttaaaattaaattattaaccaTAAAACAAAGATACatcaaatataattatttttttaacaaaatattttgACACAAATGTTTAAAGATCACTAAGATCAACAGCTTCCACTTGTGCACTAATGTTCTCTTCATTTTGGGTATTATTTTCTCTAGTTTCTGCTTTACTTTCTCTAGACAAATACAGTTTTGCCCATGATCCAGGTTCagctttcttcaatttaatttctattttagTAGGAAGCATATTAACACTACTTTGATTAACATCGACAACCTACAAAGATGGAATTTTGCACACAATATGTAACAaagttaattaattaaataattatttgagaATTATATAACAATCTTAAACACATACCCCCCTTAATTCTAAATCACAGGTATATCTTGAATTATCTTCTACAAATGACAAATCCACTGATAAACGTATAGGATTTAATTTAATAACAGACTTGTCTGGATGATATTTCTTTGCAAAAATAGAAACTACAACAAATGTCCCTGTTTGATGCCAATCCAATCTGCATTCTTTTTTTGTACTGATATtctaaaaattaacaaattaatttttttaatcgataaacttgataaaatatttcattattttaatttatttataattataaacaatATATGAAAATTATTAGATATACAAATATACCTTAGAAACCCAGGTATGTTTTCCTTGTGAACACCCTGGTTGTTCTAAAAATGTAGAGAAGTCTGTAGTTTTCTTTTGACAGCATGACCAATATTTCATTCCTTCATGGAAGATAGGAGCACCAGGATGATAATTACACAATTCTTTATCTGATTCAGGACCCTTATATACATCTTTACACGCATTATTTTTGCAACTTTGTCcaatttcaatttttgtttcagACACATTTTCTAATTGTAAAGAAGTTAACCCCTTTATTTGTTCTACTAACATGGGTGAAACATTTGGTGTTACAGTAATTTGTGGAATGTCGAAAGGAGGCCTTTCTAAAACAGGTACATTATTAAGGGGTTGAACCTTTACTGTAACTACTTCATTAGCCTTAGACTTATCAACATTAGGTTTCTCTGGTTCCTTTGGCTTTACATTTGTATGACACGATTTTGTACAgcctttaatgtttaaaaactcTGTGAAATCTGTACATTTTTTGCTACAACAAGACCAGCCTTTATAAGCATCATGAAATACTGGATACCCTGGATGGTGAATACAGTCTCCTAGAAATATAGTCACACTCACATGTTATATAGTTTTTAACTGTCGACAAGATAATTAACCGAATGTTCTGTTTTATcatttgtaaatatttatattattaaattcctCTCATGCAAAATTTATTGACGTACCGTCTTTATTATCGTTTGGATCGAACTTTTTTCCGCACCCATGATTGTAACAATGCAATAAAGTTGTCTCTTGcgacatttttaattttattctaaCTATTTCAGTTTAACAACACGCGTTATATGAAAACATAATAAGTCACATTAAAAAATTGATGCACTAAGTATGTCTTGCTTGCCAATCGGGTATGTCACATTTAGTCAGACTGAACTTTTCCAGAATCACTCACTGAACTTTCACGCACTACGCACTGTGTGCATGGCGTAGGCATATGAGTCGGGTAGTTTCGAGAACCTGACGGAGAAAGGGTTACATACGCCTTCTTTATCAACTTTTCGAAGGCGTCCGAAACGAATACAGCACTTCggacagcttcggagaatcgataaAAATAGTAAATGCAATATGCAATGCAATGCAAGGCTTTCTGTTTGATTCTTGCGTCAAACGTCAATCCTTTCATCGAATCAAGGGCAAATATTCGTTACTTATCTTGAATGACATCGTTTTTCTCAAGAACAGATCTTGGCAGATCTGGTCATTTTAAAATGACGTTGACCTTTCATGTTAGAAAATATCTGTGGTCGAATTTATTCGTTTAGAGTTTATAAACGTTTGCATGTAGCGTGTCCATTAAAACCGAAGTACCTGCCTTATCAAGAGTCTAATAACTAGTAATTAAATTCTTTTAAGTTTATATATTACTCAGATTCGAAGTAGGTAGTACATACATCATTCGTTTTTTCCGCCATTTTATGTATTCAAAGCGTTCTAAATCTCAACATTGGCGTATATGTCCGTGTAATAATCAGTAAATAGTAAAGTTAAGTAGAGGATTAGATAATGATTTCATTCGTACTTTAATAACGTTGCCAATTAGAAGACTTTGTGTAAAGTAGAAAAGAATGTGCTTGGCGTACCATATTTCATTTGAACGAATCGAATTAATGCCTCCAATTATATTTTGCCTAAAGAACATATGTGAGAGTAAAAGGCAAGAATGAAGTATCCATACATAAGATGAAGCATAATcttctaaatataataaataacgtGTTGATAGTATGAGACATTCCTACAGAGATGAAAATTCGAAATACATTTCTAATATACTACATGCTTTTTATCATAGAAAACATTTGTAAGTTGGATATATCAAATTTTTGTTGATCTGTGTCATACAACTGATTTCAACTTGctgatttatttttataaatatgttaTTGTAGATGGGCTTCatagaaatttaaaatattatgagACCCTTCATGCATCCAATCTTGAACACAGAATTATAAAGCGGGGTGTTCAACATAGTTATCATCCTTATAACAAAATAAGTGAATTAGAATTTTATTCTCACGGACGGTAAATTCATTCTctataaattattgaaataacatAATCCTCTCTTtaagaagaaagaaaaaaaaacatgttTTTTGATTGATAGATCTTTTCGTTTAATCTTAACACCAAGAAGGGAAGTTATTCATTCCAAGTTTAAAGCGTATGAAGTAAATGGTGaaggaaaagaaaaaacaaTACATTTAggtaacatatatatatatatatgtgtaaatgtatttttttgtataacttatattttaatttaatgtacTTGTAATATGTTTTTTGTTTTAAGATCATGAAAGTTTTTATCATGGACGTGTATTTGGTGAAATTGACTCTCATGCACAAGTACATATTGATAATGGAATTCTAACAGCCAGTGTTACAATTTCTGATGAAACATTTCACATTGAAGTATGTTCTGCATTGTTTTAAGTAGTCTATTTTaacataatataatttattgtaatatattttagttaaaatagctatatataatatatatttaaaataataataaaacattTTATACACTACAGCCATCTTGGAGACATCTACCTCACTTAGGAAATGAAACAATGATTATTTATAAATCATCAGATGTTCAACTTAGTTGGGAACATTTTCAAAACAGTGAAGGCCATACACATGGTGTTCCTAAAACTTGTGGATATGTAAAAGAAGAATTAGGTTGGTTATTGTACTCCTGTAGATGATATCATTGAATAATATTACACAAGATCTATGTTACAGGCATTCTGATAAATGACGAGGAAAAGACTGAAGAAGAATCTAATAAACTTGCCAGAACAAAAAGACAAACAGAAACTTATGAATATACTCCAACAAAAACTAGATGTCCTTTATTGTTGGTTGCCGACTATCGTTTCTACCAAGAAATGGGTGCTAGTAATACAAAAACGACCATTAATTATTtggtaaataaatatttcattcgtataaaaataaatattttatttatcgctAAGTAAGAATTTTTCTATACTTTACAGATTAGTTTAATTGATAGGGTacataaaatttataatgataCTTTATGGCAAGAACGACAAGAACAAGATGGATTTAAAGGAATGGGATTTGTTATTAAAAAGATAGTAGTTCATAATGAACCAACTCGCGTAAGAGGCGGTGAAACACATTATAATATGGTTAGAGAAAAATGGGATGTACGCACGTTACTCGAGGTGAagttatcatttttttttttacatttaaaatacttttattattttaattgtaatagtatgttttaaaaattgtatgcAAATTATACAAATGGTATTCAGGTATTTAGTCGGGAATATAGCCATAAGGATTTTTGTTTGGCTCATTTGTTTACTGATCTCAAATTTGAGGGTGGTATATTGGGATTAGCATACGTCGGATCACCTCGTAGAAATTCAGTAGGTGGAATCTgtacaccaggtatgtgaaagaATTCTTTACTTCAACGTACAGACActatagaaaattaaatttcatttaatacTTTCATATGTTAGAATATTTCAAGAATGGCTACACGCTATATCTCAATTCAGGACTGAGTTCTAGCAGGAATCATTATGGGCAAAGAGTGATTACAAGAGAAGCTGACTTAGTCACTGCACATGAATTTGGACACAATTGGGGTTCTGAACATGATCCAGATATAACAGTAAGTTTTTTGCTTTTACCTGCGATATTACCTATCATTAATTGGACGACCAAAGTTTTCGGTATTAGTAAAAGAGTTAAAtaagtgaaattttttaacaggAATGCAGTCCAAGTGCTAGTCAAGGAGGGTCATACTTAATGTACACATATAGTGTTAGTGGATATGATGTAAATAATAAggtatatttaattaatataaaaaaaaaacaagatatAACAACAGTGAAAAAATACTCATTAACTATTTATGGGTCAGCGTTTTTCGCCATGTAGTTTAAGGTCCATTAGAAAAGTTTTACAAGCAAAGTCTGGTCGCTGTTTTTCTGAACCAGAAGAATCGTTTTGTGGTAATCTACGAGTCGAAGGAGACGAAGAATGCGACGCAGGATTATTGGGAACAGAGGACAACGATGCTTGCTgtgataaaaattgtaaacttcgtagaaatcaagcagcagtTTGTAGGTTAGTATTTGTGTACATATTATTGCGGTATAAAAATTTCTGCTAACGATTTTTAATTCTATttgatgtaaaatatttatatagcgATAAGAACTCGCCTTGCTGCCAAGGTTGTGCGTTCATGCCGTTAGGTGTAAAATGTAGGGATGCACAGTATGCTACTTGCGAGCAAGAATCGCGCTGTACAGGAGCGTCTAGCGAATGTCCTAGATCTCCACCACTGAAAGATGGTACAGGGTGCTTCGAGAGAGGTCAATGTAGACTCGGAAAGTGCGTACCATATTGCGAGACGCAAGGTTTGCAGAGTTGCATGTGTGATACAAGTATGTTCATTATTCCGTGTGTTTAATTTATAAGATgtatcaaatatatttatatggtttcatattaaatttttattcacaGTTGGAGATGCATGTAAAAGGTGTTGTCGAATGAGTttaaatgaaacctgttttcctATAGATCCACAAGATATTTTACCTGATGGAACACCATGCATTCAAGGTTTCTGTAATAAGGTAATATTGGTTCAGAGATATTATTAAATATCATATGTAAAAATATCAAAGTTAACAAATGTTTCCAGGGTATTTGTGAGAAAACAATTCAGGATGTAGTAGAACGATTCTGGGATATTATCGAggacataaatattaataaagtcATGCGATTCTTGAAAGATAATATAGTAGGGGCTGTCATAATTATTACTGCTATTGTATGGATTCCGACAAGTTGTATTATTAGTTATATCGACCACAGACGTATTAAAGAAAGTGAAAAGAAATGGCGCTGGAAGCATACAGATGAGCTTATTCATCCAGACGAACAAAGACAAGTTATTTATATAAATGGACAACGGCAAAGGATGCAACAGGTTACGCAACAATCATAAACATTTTATTTATCCATACCATTTATATTCTTTATATTTGAGACATTTCTAGTCATAAATGCTTTTGTCTGTTATATTACATATTTTCTATTTCTTATCTTTATATATGAAAAAAGCATTTTCAACGGGAATATATagtgttattttaaatataaatacagtaatatatgtaatttaaaaacaaatacaCTAAATATAGTACATCTGTTtataaaacaaatttcttttattcAAGTACTTATTAAGAACTTTATATATCTTTACATTAAATTTAACTTACAAATTGAACAAAAAACAATAAACTATTATTAAACATAGCTATAGTTTGAAActtcatttaaaaaatgtatacaaAGACCTTCTTTCAATTAATTCTTCCAAACCAGTTGATTTATAAATCATTGCAGtccctatatatatatatatatatatatatatatatatatataaatatttatacaccCTCGACAATTTTAGTTTGTGTTCATCAACAAATGTAATTCACATTTACGGAACATTTCTAACGTTATCATGATCAGGAGAGAAGTGACTAAATAATGAAACAGTGAAAATTGTAGTGAGCGTGTATAATGCTAGAGTACTAGTTGCAGTAAAAAGTTGAGCACGATAGTACAAAGTATATAtgagtctgccagcctccgctggcatttgctgaccgctgctgaccactcctgttacttctgacaacatataacgattacgactggctactgttagcctctcccagcctttgctggcctctgctgaccaccgcttatatttctgacaacgtataacgattactactgacttctgcttgcCTCcgcgcctctgctgaccgctgctgaccactcctgttacttctgacaacgtataacgattacgacttgctactgtcagcctctcccaacctctgctggcttctgctgaccacccctgatgcttctggcaacgtataacgattacaacttgctactgtcagcctcttccagcctctgctgacctctgctgaccatccctgatgcttctggcaacgtacaacgattacaacttgctactgcttgcccctgctagtctctgcatgcatctgcatccctctgctgacctctgctggcccctgctgaccacgctgacctttgttaacaacttctaagaTGATGTACAtgcattaaaactttgtataatgtaaatctatgacaataaatgatataatttcaaagaattctatgtgttctcatcacttttacctttcttttcctctccccattattcccttagttataagaaaccgtttttctacttaaaactggaattccaaagtgcccggagcgttttctgaaatgccggtgaccttgacccactttcgaaactgggtcaaggccaaatcctgattcccaaagcgcccggaatttttctaagattcgatggccttgacctactttcgaaattgggtcaaggccatccgaatttccaagtcggccggaagatttctggaatttcgaatggccttgacccactttcgaaattgggtcaaggccatccggatttccaagtcggccagaagatttctaaaatttcgaatggccttgacccactttcgaaattgggtcaaggctaaATCCGGATTCTTAAAGCGcccagaatttttctaagattcgaatggccttgacccactttcgaaactgggccaaggtcaaggtcaaattcggatttccaaagttcccggaacatttctaaaatgctggtgaacttgcgaagaaggtggtacgcatcttataggtaagagaatgatttggagaggaaaaggacggtaaagaatgatgagaacacattgaatactttgaaattatatcatttattggcatagatttacattatacaaaactttaatacatataaacatattatattatattatatcatgtcacaagttgtcagcaacggtcagtagtggtcagcgatggtcagctgacgtcgagaagatgttggcagaggccagcttaggtcgggagatgctgggagaggtcagcagagagtggcagtagccagtagtaatcgttttacgttgccaaaaatataagcggtggtcagcagtggtcagcagcggtcagcagaggccaacggaggccagcagaggcatgcagaggcaagtagagtccagcaggggcaagcagtaacaagtagtaatcgttata of the Colletes latitarsis isolate SP2378_abdomen chromosome 9, iyColLati1, whole genome shotgun sequence genome contains:
- the Elob gene encoding transcription elongation factor elongin B gives rise to the protein MDVFLMIRRKNMTIFTDAKDNTTVLELKKIIEGILKIPPVNQQLFNKDNVVMSDSKFLSDYGVTFATAKPQCPALVGLAVRQENGQFEPLEMTPLSLPPDLPDVMKSQETNGLDQMPCTNINV
- the LOC143345851 gene encoding esterase CG5412 isoform X1 gives rise to the protein MTVVPHKLRILAIHGYAQSDVIFKMKLGSLRKGFKKDVEFEFLNAPHQVSMKSNFGSDKIEEGYAWWFNTEDHIFKAITPSNLSVGFEDSLALIEKTFKESGPFDGILGFSQGASFATILCSMQQKKLLQIKFDFAIIISGFKSLCVPHATYYDEKISIPTLIVYGETDKIIPPEMVQEVSKLFINKTVLKHEGGHYIPSRKEFYRDFIMAMVLNKNKDNC
- the LOC143345851 gene encoding esterase CG5412 isoform X2 — translated: MTVVPHKLRILAIHGYAQSDVIFKMKLGSLRKGFKKDVEFEFLNAPHQVSMKSYAWWFNTEDHIFKAITPSNLSVGFEDSLALIEKTFKESGPFDGILGFSQGASFATILCSMQQKKLLQIKFDFAIIISGFKSLCVPHATYYDEKISIPTLIVYGETDKIIPPEMVQEVSKLFINKTVLKHEGGHYIPSRKEFYRDFIMAMVLNKNKDNC
- the Mora gene encoding cysteine and histidine rich domain containing protein translates to MSQETTLLHCYNHGCGKKFDPNDNKDGDCIHHPGYPVFHDAYKGWSCCSKKCTDFTEFLNIKGCTKSCHTNVKPKEPEKPNVDKSKANEVVTVKVQPLNNVPVLERPPFDIPQITVTPNVSPMLVEQIKGLTSLQLENVSETKIEIGQSCKNNACKDVYKGPESDKELCNYHPGAPIFHEGMKYWSCCQKKTTDFSTFLEQPGCSQGKHTWVSKNISTKKECRLDWHQTGTFVVVSIFAKKYHPDKSVIKLNPIRLSVDLSFVEDNSRYTCDLELRGVVDVNQSSVNMLPTKIEIKLKKAEPGSWAKLYLSRESKAETRENNTQNEENISAQVEAVDLSDL
- the Tace gene encoding ADAM 17-like protease Tace codes for the protein MKIRNTFLIYYMLFIIENIYGLHRNLKYYETLHASNLEHRIIKRGVQHSYHPYNKISELEFYSHGRSFRLILTPRREVIHSKFKAYEVNGEGKEKTIHLDHESFYHGRVFGEIDSHAQVHIDNGILTASVTISDETFHIEPSWRHLPHLGNETMIIYKSSDVQLSWEHFQNSEGHTHGVPKTCGYVKEELGILINDEEKTEEESNKLARTKRQTETYEYTPTKTRCPLLLVADYRFYQEMGASNTKTTINYLISLIDRVHKIYNDTLWQERQEQDGFKGMGFVIKKIVVHNEPTRVRGGETHYNMVREKWDVRTLLEVFSREYSHKDFCLAHLFTDLKFEGGILGLAYVGSPRRNSVGGICTPEYFKNGYTLYLNSGLSSSRNHYGQRVITREADLVTAHEFGHNWGSEHDPDITECSPSASQGGSYLMYTYSVSGYDVNNKRFSPCSLRSIRKVLQAKSGRCFSEPEESFCGNLRVEGDEECDAGLLGTEDNDACCDKNCKLRRNQAAVCSDKNSPCCQGCAFMPLGVKCRDAQYATCEQESRCTGASSECPRSPPLKDGTGCFERGQCRLGKCVPYCETQGLQSCMCDTIGDACKRCCRMSLNETCFPIDPQDILPDGTPCIQGFCNKGICEKTIQDVVERFWDIIEDININKVMRFLKDNIVGAVIIITAIVWIPTSCIISYIDHRRIKESEKKWRWKHTDELIHPDEQRQVIYINGQRQRMQQVTQQS